From Halanaerobium saccharolyticum subsp. saccharolyticum DSM 6643:
GCCATCTGAGAATTTTTAGGTGGCAAGTTTTTGATCTGATTTAACAATTCTCTACCCTCAGACTGGGCTGAACTCATTTTTAGATTATCTAATTGTTGAAAAACATTAAAAATTTCTGCTGCCTGAGATAATGCCTCTTTTTTCTTCAGCTTCTTATTTTCAGCAAAATTAAATCTTTCCTTAATAAAATCATCCAGGAATGAAATTACTCGCATATGTTTATATTCTTTTAATTGCTCATAGTATTTTTCAAAAAGACTGAGAGCGCTTACTACATCATCTAAATCCATTAGAGTTTCCAAACGAAAAACAATTAACTGTAAATTTTCTGAATCAATCTGCATTGCACGATCAATAATATCATTAACTCTTTGGAAATTTTCACCTTTTTTATAGACTTCAGCTAAAGCTATTAAAAGAGGAATGCTTTCGCCTTTTTCTGCCAAAGCTTTACGAACAAGTGCTTCAGCTTCTTCAATTTCTTCTTGATCCAACATAATATTTACTAAAGGTGAGATAAATGCCTCATCTAGATCTATTCCCATTAACTGCCAAGCATGCTTTAAATGTCTTCCTGCTTCTTGATAGTCATTATTCTGCAGTGAATACACGATTAGTGGCAGTAAAAATCTATGTTCAAGAGGATAATTTTTTACAGCCTCCTTCAATAGACTTATCACTTCATCTTCACTTTCTGCATTTTTAACTGCATCAAAGTATTCTTCGATACTTTTATCTGGATTATTACGGGCACAACATTTCTTAAATTTTTTCCCACTGCCACAAGGACAGGAATCATTTCGACCTATACTGTAAGAGCGAACTGTATCTTTTTCTCTTCTTTTTTCAATATTTTCCTTGAGACCTTTTAGTCTTTTATTCATTTTTTAACCAACCTTTCTTGATAATTATAAAATTTTCACAATAATAAAGCTCCATCAAGCTAAAAAAGCTTTTGGAGCTCAATTATTTTCTATTTAAATTTTATTTTCATCTCTTTTAATTATAGCAGAATAAATACATTATTTAAAGTTAAATTAAAGTTGTTTCAGGCTATTTTTCGGTAATGATTTGATTAATATTTTTAATTAATAAATCTATATCTTCTTTTTCTACTACTAAAGGCGGTAAAAAACGTAAAGTATGTTCTTTAACTGCATTAACTAAAAATCCACGCTCAAAAAGCTGATTTGTAACTTTTTTGGCCGATAAACTCTCTCCAAGCTCTAAAGCCAGCATTAAGCCTATACCTCTTGTTTCAATTAAGTTATCATTTTCTGCCACCATCTTATCCAGCTTTAATCTTAGATAATTACCTTTTTCTTTTACAGAAGCTAAAAAATTATTTTCCAGCATAATATCCATTACTTCAGAGGCTGCTCTAGTTGCCAATGGGTTACCACCAAAAGTTGTTCCATGGTCACCTGCTTCAAAAGCTGCTGCAACCTCTTCTTTGGCCATGAAAGCCCCGATTGGAACTCCGCCACCTAAGGCTTTAGCAAGGGTAATTATATCTGCCTCAACTCCATAATTTTGATAAGCAAACAGCTCTCCTGTTCTCCCCATTCCACACTGAACTTCATCGAAGATTAAAAGGATATCATTTTGATCACAAAGTTTACGCACACCTTCTAAATATTTTTTTTCTGCAGGATAAATTCCGCCTTCTCCTTGAATTGGCTCTAACAATATAGCGCCTGTTCTATCTGTAACCGCTTCTTTTAAGGCTTCTAAATCATTAAAAGGTACTGTATAAAACCCTTCGGGAAGGGGCACAAAAGGCTCCTTATACTTATTCTGACCGGTTGCTGTTACAGTTGTCATTGTTCTCCCATGGAATGATTTATCTGCTGAAATAGTTTCAAATTTGTTACTTCCTTTTTTCTTAAAATATTTTCGGGCCAGCTTTAAAGCACCCTCATTGGCTTCTGAACCACTATTAGCAAAAAACACACGATCATAACAAGAATTCTTACATAATTTCTTTTCAAGCTCAGCCTGTGGTTCTATGTAATATAAGTTAGAACAGTGAATTATTTTATCAATTTGATCTTTAAGAGCTTCTTTAAAACGCTGATTACTGTATCCTAAAGCATTGACTCCAATTCCTGCTAAAAAATCACGGTATATTTTACCATCTTTGCTGTGTAATTTTATTCCTTCAGCCTTCTCAACATAAAGTGGATATCTACCACTGTAAACATTCATAAAATGTTTTTGATCCATTTCAACTATTTCTTCTATTTCCATCTTATCTCTACTCCCTTCTTAGATGTGGAAATCATTTTAAAATCAAATTTGAATTTCAAATTAATCTAGTCTTTAAGTATCATCGTCCCTACTCCCTGATCAGTAAAAATTTCTAATAAAAGTGGATGAGCCACCAGACCATTTAAAATATGAGTTCTAATAACCCCTCTTTCTACTGCCTGCATACAACCTTCAACCTTTGGCAGCATTCCTCCCTGGATTTTACCATCAGCAATCCATTCTTTAATTTCTTTAAATCTTAGTTGTGAGACCCTACTGCTGGCATCCTTAGCATCATAACGAATCCCATCAACATCAGTCAAATAAATTAGTTTTTCTGCCTTTAAAGATGCAGCCAACTCTCCTGCAACACTATCAGCATTAATGTTTAACGTTTCTCCCTGAGCATTAACTCCAACAGGTGCAATTACTGGAATATATCCATCTTCAATTAATTTTTCTACTAACTCAGGATTAATCTGTTCAACCTCTCCTACAAAACCTAAATCTTTTTTAGGATCATTAAAATTCTTCTTTTTTGCCGTAATTAAACCACCATCTTTGCCAGAAATACCAACTGCCTTAGCCTGCATTTTATTCATCAAAGCAACTATCTCTTTATTAATCTGAGCTGAAAGCACCATTTCCACAATTTCCATTGTTTCTTTATCTGTAACCCTAAGTCCATCAATAAAATTTGCTTTAATATTTAAGCGATTAAGTGTTTTGTTAATTGCTGGTCCCCCACCATGAACGACTACCGGGTTAATCCCTACATATTTAAGTAGTGTGATGTCTTCTATCAATTTTTCTTTTAGTTCATCATCAGCCATAATACTGCCGCCATATTTAATAACAAAAGTTTTACCAAAAAAGTCTTTAAAATAAGGTAAAGCTTCAATTAAAACATTTGCCTTTTCTATTAATTTTTCTATTTTAATCTCCTCCTTGCTGCTCTCTACTAACTCTAAAAATTAATAGCTTTTATTTTTAAGGGAATAAGGCTGTTGATTTAAGTCCTATATTTTCAGCAAAACCAAAAATTAGATTCATATTCTGTACAGCCTGTCCAGCTGCTCCTTTGAGCATGTTATCAATAACTGAAACAATAATGATTTTGTTTGTGCGCTGATCATATTTAAAACCAATCTGAGCAAAGTTTGATCCTGCAATATTTTTAATTTCTGGCAGTTTATCAGCAAGCACCTGTACAAATTCTTCCTGATTATATGCCTGTTGGTATATTTCTAAAATCTCTGCCGCTGAACTAGCCTCCTTTAAATCGAGATAAATAGTAGCTAAAATCCCTCTTTTAATTGGAACTAAATGAGGAGTAAATAACACCTCGACCCTGTTTTTTTCTTTTTCTAAATTACTACTATCAACTGTTACTTTAGAATCATAAATTTTATTTTCAGTATAAGAACCTTTTAAATACTGATTTAAAATATATTCAATTTCTGAACCATGGCGGTGAACACCAGGACTATAAGCTTTCATTGAATTATGAGTTTCAGTAAATAATAAATTTTCCTTTAAACTGCGCCCGGCACCACTAACTCCTGATTTAGCGTCAATAATAATCGAATAAGGATCTGCTTTTTTAAAGTTAATTAATGGTAATAAGGCAAGCAGTGATGCAGTTACATAACAACCTGGGTTAGCAACCAAATTTGCATTTTTTATTTTAGATCGATTTAACTCCACCAGTCCATAGACTGCTTCTTTAACTAGTTCAGGATGCCGATGTTCAAATCCATACCATTCTTCGTAAATATCTACATCTTGATAACGAAAATCACCACTTAAATCGATAATTTTTGGACCCTTACCATAAAGCTCAGCTACAATATCCTGTGAAACTCCATGTGGTAGGGCTGTAAAAATTAAATCACTTGCTTCAGCTTTAAAATCTTTCAGTGCAATTAATTTTTGATCATTCAATTTTGAACCTCTAAATTGAGGATAAATATCAATTAATAGCTGACCAGCACTACTTTTAGAAACCAAATCCTTAATTTCGACCTCTGGATGCTCATGTAAAAGACGCATCAATTCAACCCCAACATAACCAGTGGCACCAATTATTGAAACATTTATCATCTACTCACTCCTTCATACTTAACCTTCTATAAAAATTTATAAGTTTTAAATATATTAAATTATATCTTTTGCTTATTTTACCGCATTAAAGTATTTGAATCAAGTTATTTAACTAATTAAAAATAAATAAAGATTAATTTGATGTTAAATGATTAATATATTCTAAAACCGAAGTCCCTTATAATTATTTTAAATAGGAATGAAAAGGGGTGAGTTCATGAAAAAATTTAAACTTAAAAATGGAAATGAAATACCTGCTTTAGGATTGGGTACTTCTGGCTTAAGAGGAGACCAATGTACTGAGGTAGTCAAAAAAGCTCTCAAGCTCGGTTATCGTCATCTAGATACTGCTGATATGTATGGAAATCATCAGGCTATTGCTAAAGCCATAAATGAATCCGATGTTAAGCGTGATCAGCTTTTCATTACTTCTAAAATTCAGAGTGAAGATTTAGAAGCTGAGCAACTCAAAAAAACTGCAGACCGTCTTTTAACTGAATTAGATATCAAATATTTTGATTTACTATTAATTCACTGGCCCAGTCCCGAAGTACCAATTGAAGAATCTTTAAAAGCAATGAAAGACTTAAAAGAAGAGGGAAAAGCAATAAATATTGGAGTTAGCAACTTTACAATCCCACTTTTAAAAGAAGCTTTAGAATTTTACCCTGATTTAATTACTGTTAATCAGGTAGAATTTCATCCAACACTTTATCAAAAGGACCTTTTAGATTTTGCTTTTAAAAATGATATTATACTTACTGCTTATAGTCCATTAGCCCAGGGAGAAGTATTTGAAAATAGCGTCTTAAAGTCTCTCGGCGAAAAATATGATAAAACTCCAGCTCAACTGGCTTTGAGATGGCTGGTTGAAAAAAATATTGTAGCTATTCCAAAAGCAAGTTCTGAAGCTCATCTTAAAAATAATTTAGCAATATTTGACTGGGATTTCCCAATTGATGCAGCCAGAGAAATGGAACTTTTAGATCAAAATAATAGACTGATTGATCCAGGTTATCCAAATTTTGAATAAAATTTTAGCATACTCAAAAAGGTCTCCTTAAAATAGGAGACCTTTTTTAATGAGCTATAAGTTAAAACTCTGCTGTAATTTTTAGGTAAAGAGCAGTATTAGCTATATATTTTTCTCTTTAAATCTTCAAATAAACTATAAACCACCGGGACAAAGATTAAAAGTAACATGGTTGAAGAAAATAGACCTCCCATTACTACCTTAGCCAGTGGTGAATACTGTTCTGTACCAACTGCTAATTCTAGAGCAAGTGGTGTCATACCGGCGAGAGTAGAAAATGTTGTCATTAAAATTGGCCTAAATCTCAATCTGGCACCTTCTAAAATTGCTGCTTTAGTTTCCTTCCCTTCTTTTTCTGCTTCAATCACAAAATCAATTAAATGAATCGCATCATTAACAGCAATACCGGAAAGTAAAATTAAGCCCATCATAGCCGGCATAGAAAGATAAGTGTTTGTTAAAACTAAAGCTGCCACCACACCCACAAGCTCAAGTGGTAGAGAAATCATAATTGTTATTGGATGAATTAATGATTTAAACTGAGATACCAACAGCAGATAAATAAAGGCTATCGCAAAAACTAAGGCGGCAGCCAGTCTAGTTAGAGCATCATTCATATCATCCTGCTGACCTGTAATCTCAGCTGTATATCCACTTGGCAGTGGATACTGCCCAATTATAGATTGAATATCCTGATTAACCTTGCTTAAAGCCCTATCTTTACTAAATCCTAGAATATCAAGGTTATACTGCATATCTTCTCTACTAATTAAATTAGGCCCTTCACTAACTTTAATTTCTGCAACTTCTCTTAAAGGAATATTTCCAACTCCTGAACTGATTATTACTAAATTTTCTAAATCATTTTTATTAAACATCTGCTCATCTTTATATTTAACTAAGATATTCAGATCATCCTGACCGGCAAGATTAAATTCTTCTGTTGCATCCAGACCTTCAACTGAAGCTGAAATCTGCTGAGAAATTTCTTTAGTGCTTAAACCCAGCTCAGCTGCTCTTTCACGATTTATTTTAAGATGATATTCAGGGCTGTCAAGCGACCAACGCAGGTTAATATTAACTGCTCCCGGCACCTTTTTAACTTTTTCTGCCAGGCCTTCAGCAAAGTCATATAAGATTTCCGGGTCTTTTCCACTTAACCTGATTACTAGGGGGGCCTGAGTTGTGGACACGGATGTTGCTCCTGCCTCTTCTACTACATAGGCTTTAATACCCGGAACTTTAGCTATTTCACTTCTTAGTTCATCCTGTATTTCCCAAATTGATCGCTTGCGGCTGTTTCGATCCTCGTAGCTTAGAGACATAAAGGCCTGCTGAACTCCATTTGCACCTGTTGTTGCCTGAGTACTCGCTCCCGGCTCAAAACCAAGCTGAGTTGAATAAATTAATAATTCAGGTACATCTCTTACAATTTTTTCAACTTTTTTTGCTACTTCTTCAGTTTTAGCAAGTGATGATCCAGCCTCTGTTTCTATCGAAATATAACTCTGACCGCTATCCATAACTGGTGTCATCTCAGATCCAATTAAAGGAATCAAACTTAAGGTCACTATTAAAATCACCACAGCAGTTGTAATTACAATTGCTCTGTTATTTAAAGATTTTTCCAGCAGCTTAAGATAATATTCTCTAGAACTATCTAATAATTTAGTAAATAGAGCTACTATCTTTTTAAAGACTATAAATATTTTCAGAGATCTTTTATTCTCTTCCGCCTTTAAAACAAGTGATAGAACAAGTGGAACAATTGTAAAAGAACTGATAACCGAACCTGTCCAGGCAAATAACAGAGTCATCGAAAGTGGTCTAAACATCTGCTGCACAAAACCACCAATAAACATCACTGGTACTAGAACAATCATGGAAGTTGTAGTTCCAGCTATGACAGCCAGCATTATTTCATTTGTTCCCTCAACTGCTGCCTTAAAAGCTGATTTTCCCAAATTCTCAAAGTGGCGGGTTACATTTTCAATTACAACTATTGAATTATCAACCAGCATTCCAATTGAGAGAATAAGGCCGGTCATTGTAACAGTATTTAAGCTTAAATCAAAGGCCTTCATTAAAGCCAGGGTTAAGACAAAAGTTGTTGGGATAGAAATTGAAACTGCCAGTGTACTGCGCCAATTTTCTAAGAATAAAAAGATTACTATAATTGTTAAGATAATTCCAATAAAAAGTGTGCTTGCCATATTATTAATAGCCAGCTTAACAAATTCTGACTGATCTTCTGTGATCTTGAAATTCAAATCTTGATATTCATTTTCAAGCTCAGCTATAGTTTCTTTGGCATTATCAACTACCTGAACAGTATTTGCGTCCTGCTGTTTTAAAATATTTAAAGCTACAGTTTCTTGACCTTCAACTCTAAATTTACTCCTTACTTCAGCAAAACTATCTTTAACATCTGCTAAGTCCTTTAAATAAATTTTACCCTGGGAAGTTGAACTTATAATCAAATTTTTAATTTCTTCTAAATTTTCATATTCTCCTACTGTCCTCAGTAAATATTCCTGTTCATTTGTTGTTAATCTACCTCCAGGAAAGTTAATATTCTCCTGATCCAATCTTTTAGTTAACAGCGAAATTGGTATATTATAGGCTGCCAGAGCATCGCGATCAACATTTATCTGAATTTCTCTTTCCTTACCACCATAGACATCTACACTTGCTACTCCACTAACCAGCTGCAGTCTATTTTTTAGCTGATTATCTGCTAAAGTTCTCAGTTCTGTATCACTACGGGGTCCAGTTACTGCCAGGGTCAAGATAGGTCGGTCAGATTTTGAAAATTTCTGCACCTGAGGTTCTTCTATATCCTGCGGCAGTTCATTTCTGATTTTACTAACTATATTCTGGACATCTACTGCTGCAGTATTAATATCTTTATCATAGTCAAACTCAACACTAACTAAAGATACTCCCTCCATTGCATCAGAACTGATACTTTCGACCCCTTCTATACTTCCAAGTTCTTCTTCTAAGGGTTCATTTATCTGTTCAGCAATATCAGAAGCGCTTACTCCGCTATATTGAGTCTGAATACTGACTACAACCGGCTCTGTATCAGGATTTAGCTGAATATTTAAAGTTATAAGTGCTGCTAAACCCAGGAGTACAACTGCAAAAACTGCAGCGATTGTTGTATACTTTTTTTTAACTGCAAAATCTACTAGTGTCATAATTAATCATCTCCATTTTCCTGCTCAGATAAATAGACCTTAGTCTTATCCTGCAGATCATTGAGATTAGTCACTGCTATCTGATCCCCTTCAGAAAGAAAAGAGGTGACAACAGTCTGATAACCATTAGTGGCTGCTGTTTCAATTTTTTGTCTCACTGCTCTACCGTCTTTTATTAAATAAACATGGGGAGCTGCTTGATAGTTAAAAATTGCTTTTTCCGGAACAATCAAGACATCGGTTAGCCTTTCCGCTATTAAAGCCACAGAAACAAAGGCGCCATCTTTCAGATTAATTCTATCTGTTAGTTCTAAAGTTACTTCAGTAGTTCTACTTTTTGGGTCAGCGATTGAGCCGATCTCAGAAATCGCTGCCTCTACTTCTTTTTGTTCAAGCGCAGGAGAAGAAATTAAAGCTTTAGTGCCAACTTCTAATTTTCTGAGATCATTCATTCCAACCTGTACTTTTATTTCGACTCTGTCACTTTCTGCTATTTCAAAAAGAGGTTGACCTGCTGCTTTAACTTCTCCTACTTCTGCAAATTCATTGATAATTTCAGCACTAATTGGAGATCTAATTTCTGTATCCTTAAGTTTTAATTGAGCATTTTCGAGCTCATTTTTTACTTTTTTAAGCTTTTCTGCTGCAGCTTCAACATCCAAACCAGCAATTTCTACTGACTTTTCCGTGCTGCCTAGAGCAGCCTTTACCCTTTCAAGCTGAGCTGCAGCTTTTTGAAACTGAGTTTTAGTCTGCTCAAATTTAGCTTCTGCAATGGCATTTTTTTGAAAAAGTTTTTTATCCCGCTCATAATCACTCTGCCACTGAGAATAATTGCTCTCTGCTTCTTTTAAAGCTGCTTTACTCTCGGCTAAATTGTTTCTTGATATTTCTTTAGCTAATTTAGCTTTTTTTAAAGCAATTTCTGCTTCTCTAACAGCAGTTTCTGCCGAAGCGAAATTATTTTTTAGCTCCTGATCATCAATTTTAGCCAGAAGATCTCCTTTTTCTACTTTTTGACCTTCTTTAACATAAATATTTGTTATCTCTCCCCCGATTTGGGCAGAAATTTTTCTTTTACCTGCATATTCTGCAGTACCACTGTAGTTATATATTATTTCGAAATCATCTTTCTCAACTTTGGCTGTTTCCACTGCTGCTCCTAGATCCTTCTCTTCAGCTACCTGAGGCTCTCTATTTTTGAGCTGTCTGATAAAAATTAAAGCTCCTGCACCAATTACTATAATCAGCAGAATAGTTAATCCCATTTTAATTTTTTTATTCATTACTCTCTCCTCCCAGTATCCCGGCTTTAAAGCTTTTATATATATTTTCTACTGCAGCCAGAATTTCTGTTTTCTGCAGCTGAACCTCATATTTTGCTATAGTTAAATCTCTTTCAGCATCACTTAATAGTCTCTGAGCTGAAATCAGCTCACTTTCAATTACCGCACCTTTTTGATATCTACTTTTTGTGCTCTCATATTCTAACTCAGCTCTTTTAAAATTTTTAGCAGCTGTTTCAAGACTATTTTTAGTTAATTCTAGTTCTCTTAATAAGCTTAAAAGTTCAATTCTTATTTCTGACTCAAGATTTTCTAAGTTAATTTCACTTTCCTTGATTCCTGCTTCTGCAGTCTTAATTTCTGCTTTAGTTTGGCCACCATCGGAAAATTCATAGCTTAAAGCTGCTGTAACTTTCCATTCACTTTCATCCAGCAGCTGCAGCTCTTTTAAAGAAATATATTTCTCGTTCTGGTCTCTTGTATCTGCACTGCCGCTTAAATTAAATTGGTATTTACTGTTAAGAGAAGTCGTGATTTTGCCGTCCTCAAAAACATATTCTCCCCTCAGTGAAAAAACAGGATCATCTTCAGCTTTAAGATACTGAATATCTTTCTTTATTAGATCTGAATTCAACTGCTGAATCTGATAGTCAGTTCTATTTTGATAGGCCAGTTTTAAAAGATCATCTTTTTTAAACTGAAGATCAGCCTGAGCCTTAATTAAATTATTATCTTTTAAACTCTGCTGAGCTATATCTATACCTGTTACTAAGGCAAATTGATCTCTAGCTTTTATTCTATCATTTTCTATACTCTGCAATTTTTCTTTGTTTTTAGCTAAATTTATTTCCATTCTTAACAGTTTTGCCTTGGTTATTAAATTATCAGCAAATCTTTTTTCAGCATCCTGATAGACAGCCTCTGCTTCTTTTACCGCCTGCTTCTGGTTACTTACTAGCGATTCTATTTTCAAAAGATTATAATACTGTTTAATCACATTCTCTAAAACTTCTTCTCTTTTTTTATTAAATTCTAATTCTGCAATATAATATTTAAGCTCTGCCTTATCTAATTGAGCTTCTGTACCCGAAGATTCAGCTAGAAATTTACTGTACTCAATTGTTGTGAAAATATCTCCGTCATCTGTTAACTCCTCATCCTGCCAAGCAAGCTCTCCCTTCAATGTTGAATTCATTATTGTCTCAGCAGATTCTTTCTGCATTTCAGCTGCTTTTAATTTTTCTCTAGCCGCTTGGAGAGTATTATTATTTTTTAGAGCAGATTCCAAAACTGTATTTAAATCAATTTCTGCTGCCGAAACAGTCAAAGATAAAAAGAGGCTCAATACTAATAATAAACTAATCATAATTTTATTAGTTTTCATAATTTAGCGCCTCCTTAAAATCACCTGTGCTCAAGTATAATTCAGCCAGGCTGAGATAATAATCTATCTGAGCATGTGCATAATTTATTTCACTCTGATAAAGATCAACCTGAGTTTCCAAAAGCTCTGTTCCAGTGATGTAGTCTTCTTCAAAGTATAACTTTTTAACTCTTAGAGCTTCTTCAAAACTTGCTATTAATTTCTGATAACGCTCAATTTCTGCAATACTATCCTGATAATCAAGATATTTATCATTAACATCAAGTTTTATTTTATCTTTAATTAACTCCAGCTGATTTTCAGCATTTTCAAGTTCATTTTTCGCTTCTTTTTCATCTAAATCGGAGCTGTAATCCTTGGCAGCAAGACGATAGTTTATTTTCTGAAGTTCTTTATTTGCCTCTGCCTCTTTAATTTCAATTCTCTTCTTTAAAGCAGTTTTAAAAAGTTCTTTTAAGTTTTCTTCTAACTGCCAATTTTTTAATTTATCTTCTTTGAAATTTAGCTGCAGCTGATCTTCAAGTTCCATCTTTAAGTTCTGTTTTACTTTAAATTCAGCCCTCTTTTTATTATTAACAGCTGCTTTTAGGTTGCTGGCTGCAGTTTTTAATTCAACTTCTGCCTGCATTAAATCACTTTTAATTAAAATACCCTGTTCATATTTTTCTTCGATATTTTCTAGTTCCTTTTCTAAAATCTTTTGATACTTCTGATGAATAACTATAGAGTTTTTTGCTTTATAATAGTTAAAAAAATCGTTAATTAAATTTGTAGTTACCTGGTCTTTAGTAATTTCTAAGTTTCTTGCTGCTATTTCAAGCTCTGTTTTAGCTTTTTCTAAAAGAAGTGGTGAAGGACGTACTTCCTGTTCTGCTTTTTCTTTTACTAAAGCAATTTCTTTAGCTTCTAAATTCATCTCAGCTTTTTTAACTTCTTCATTTTTAGTTAGAGACTGTGCCAAATATCCCTGCAAATTCAAAGCTGATTCAGCAGCTGAAACAGTTACCGTAATTAATAGAACTGCTGATATTATAAAAAATATGGATAAAATCTTTTTGAGCATTTTAATCTCCTCCTGCAATGAATGAATATTCATTCAGATAATGTGAATAAGATACC
This genomic window contains:
- a CDS encoding TolC family protein, with the protein product MKTNKIMISLLLVLSLFLSLTVSAAEIDLNTVLESALKNNNTLQAAREKLKAAEMQKESAETIMNSTLKGELAWQDEELTDDGDIFTTIEYSKFLAESSGTEAQLDKAELKYYIAELEFNKKREEVLENVIKQYYNLLKIESLVSNQKQAVKEAEAVYQDAEKRFADNLITKAKLLRMEINLAKNKEKLQSIENDRIKARDQFALVTGIDIAQQSLKDNNLIKAQADLQFKKDDLLKLAYQNRTDYQIQQLNSDLIKKDIQYLKAEDDPVFSLRGEYVFEDGKITTSLNSKYQFNLSGSADTRDQNEKYISLKELQLLDESEWKVTAALSYEFSDGGQTKAEIKTAEAGIKESEINLENLESEIRIELLSLLRELELTKNSLETAAKNFKRAELEYESTKSRYQKGAVIESELISAQRLLSDAERDLTIAKYEVQLQKTEILAAVENIYKSFKAGILGGESNE
- a CDS encoding TolC family protein — translated: MLKKILSIFFIISAVLLITVTVSAAESALNLQGYLAQSLTKNEEVKKAEMNLEAKEIALVKEKAEQEVRPSPLLLEKAKTELEIAARNLEITKDQVTTNLINDFFNYYKAKNSIVIHQKYQKILEKELENIEEKYEQGILIKSDLMQAEVELKTAASNLKAAVNNKKRAEFKVKQNLKMELEDQLQLNFKEDKLKNWQLEENLKELFKTALKKRIEIKEAEANKELQKINYRLAAKDYSSDLDEKEAKNELENAENQLELIKDKIKLDVNDKYLDYQDSIAEIERYQKLIASFEEALRVKKLYFEEDYITGTELLETQVDLYQSEINYAHAQIDYYLSLAELYLSTGDFKEALNYEN